In the genome of Malania oleifera isolate guangnan ecotype guangnan chromosome 5, ASM2987363v1, whole genome shotgun sequence, the window GAGCTCTAGCAGGGTATGTGTGGCATTGTATGGAAATCTATATATTTGTTTTTCACAAGGTTTTCAATTGGATCATATATTGCTGTTAGAAATCATTAACAGAGTTTTTCCATATAAGCTCATCGTAATATTATGAATGTGGACTTCACACTGTTGGTGCAAACTAGTAGTACATTAAAATATAGACATCATGTATGGTACTAAGAATGGAACATGCAGTGTATATATCTGAAATGAACAACCAACTATTTCACTATATTGATTCACAAAGATACCTTGGGAAAGGTGCTAGGAGTGACACTAGATAAGTCTGTTCTTTAAGAAGTTCAATATATCTTTTTATTCATGTTAGTTTTTACCATCTGACTCTGGATAAGTCCGTTCTTTAAGAAGTAATATATCTGTTAATATTACTGTAGGCTCGAAACCATGTCAAAGAATGTGAAATTTGTTTTCATGACACTGGTGCATTCCATAGAACAGTAATGGCTGGTTCTTTCTTCCCCTTTtgtttgtaaaatttatttttgcagcaaggatttaaatattttttccttGTATAGTATTCTATATTTCAACAAAATATTGACCTTTTCTGCCTAAGTATTCCTTGCATAATAAGTAACTCATGGCTATGTAGCCTTGTTGTTTTGGTAACCATCATTACGATTTGTTTTCAACACAGCTAACATGTTGTATATGGTCTCAAAAGAATGTGATGATCATAATTATCAATTGTCAGAGTGATGTTTTAAgtgtgagttgatgaatattcACCCTGCTGCATTCGCATACGGCTCTAGTTATTCTGAAACCCTATCCTTGTTTTGGAATGGAATATGTGGTTATTTGGTATGAGTTATGTTACTTTTAAGGATCAATGATGACAGTTGCATGGCATAAGCACCAAATCTAAAGAGAGAGTGCGCTTTTTCTGTACAGGACCTACGAAATGGAAGTCAAGCTTTTAGTCACAGAACAAGTTTCAGCTCAAGTGCAAGTGACAGTGATCATCCACATCCACGTCGAAAGTTTGAACCAGCATATTCATTTGTTGGAATGCATTGCATCTTTGACCAGTGTAAAGCTTCAGGTAAGTCTTAAGGCATTACCTAGATTCATTTTTTTACTACCCACTACTTTATATCTGAGTGGTGAATGTTATTATTTGAGAGGAAGTAACCTGATTTGTTTATCAGTTACGGTTTTAAAGTTTGGGCACATGAGTTCTGAGCTACTTGCTTATGGTGCATCTGATGGAAGCTTGACAGTATGCACAGTCTCTCAGCCACCTTCAATTGTCAAGCAATTGCGAGGGCATTCAAAAGATGTCACAGGTTGGATTAACTGGTATTGATTCTGTTGTCTTTCTTATATCGAATACTGAATTATCTGTAATTGTACTTCTCTGAATTTCTGCTAAGTACTAACTAAATATTTAAAGTTTTCCTGTACTGTCTAACATGTAAATTCCCATGGAGTATGACATTTGATCTGACACACAGCTGAAATGTTAATTTAATTGTCAAATATGGGACTGCTGGGCTGAAGCATCCTCGTTTGTTTCATTGCTCAATTGACTCTAGTGCCTGCTAAATGCTAACATGTGgtgccttttttttctttttttgggtctATGCAAAAAAAGCTGAAAATTATGAAGGTAAAATGGTTTTAATCCAAATATGTTTTTTGATAGGATCCTATAACCTAATTGAACCTATGTAACCTAATCAAATTTGCTTAGATGTTAACCTATACAAACAATATGGTGTATTGCAGTCCTACATATTACCATGCTTCCATGATTTTGGCTACCAAAAAGAATCAATAACAAAGTCAAAGAAGTTTAGGAGCTAAATTGATAAAGAATTATGCATATGGGGCTTATTTTGGGTTCTCTGTAGTCTAACCTGCCTATTGTTTTATAGAGTCCAAGTTTAGGTTTCTTTGCGCTAAGAAGTTCctgattttgttttatttttcatcAAATTTTTTGAGCAGGAGCATTTTGGATATTTAATATTTGCTGGACATTCGGTAAATGATTGTTCAGAGATTTTCCTTGCTAATATTTTGGGCTTAGCTGAATTATAGGCCTGTTTATGTGGCCTTTGGTAGTAATAATTATTGCTTGATAAGCTaaaacttataatttttttttgacgTTTCTGTTTTAGAGTAGTCATATTAGTATGAGAAGTTGGgaagtcttccaattgatctgTATACTCTTGTAGTTTGCTAATAAAGCCTCATCAGTATTTTGCTCACGTGATGTGCCTGAATTTTTGTTTTCATTCTACTTGTTAGATTTATTTCATATGATTAGGGGTTGGATTTCCGTTGTAGTTTGTGGGTTGCAAGCCAAACCCTTACCCAGACTTGGAGCTGTATGCCCCAAATTTTATTTTCCTACCCAATTCTGCGTGAAGTCCCTTGGTCAAATGCACCTGCCAAACATCGTAACTGGAAATGGCTATGAGGAATCCAtatccaattttcttttccagtagACACCCCAAAAACTTTTGAATGCACCTCAACCCAAGGATTATATTGTACAATGGTTCTTCTTGGGTCTGAAAGGACAGAATTGCAAAGTTCattgatttttgaaaatgtcAAACTGAATAAGTTTGTTGCCTTGTATCTGCACTTTTAATTTTTTGGGGGCAAGAAAATATCAAACCTAAATTTGAAGACAGAGTGCAAGCAACATCTAGTCTTATGGAATCTATTGCTAAGTTGTACTCTGCTTTGAGGACACCGCTCTTTGGGCATATTCtttccttctttctctcttttttatgAGTTCCAGTTAAAATATGCTAGGTTGAATAATATGAATGGAATCTGAAAGACCAACATACACTCTTTTTATGAAGATTTGGATAAAAGGTAagatttttttctaaaaaatattttgggccCCCCCGGGGGGGGTGGGGTTTATCTTTTTTGCAAAAATTGCATTTGAAGGATAATTATTTAGTGATGTATCCTTTTGAGACTTTCTTGTCATACATTACTTGGGTATATTGTTATGATAAAAAAGGATGGGAATATAGAGGCAGTTATACAATGCAATTTATTTGCTCGAAGTAGACATTGGAAGGGAACAGCATTCTATACAAGAACTAATCTCAAATTCTTAGTTCCTAAATATTAAAACTTTCTTTGCCGTTGTCATCATTTTGTTTCTAAAATGTTACTATATTTTCAGATTTTGACTTTTCATCCAACAATCAATACATTGCATCATCATCAATGGATAAAACTGTGAGAGTATGGGAGATATCAAAAGGCATTTGTGTTCGAGTAATATATGGAGTTGCCTCACAGTTGTGTATTCGTTTTCACCCTGTAAGTGTGCACCAAAATTGATAATCTTcattttttttgtactttttgatttttatgttaatttattTGGTTGTGTATTTAATTTGTTGTTTTCTGCTACCAAGCAAGCTTCTGTTGTATAAGTCACACAGCTAGGTAAAATATTTCCTGCTGAAACTGTTCCATctttaagtttttattttatcttgtttATTATTTCAGTGTAAATGTCTCCTTAAAACTTCTTTATTCTTCAAAAAGAACCTTCATGTTGAGCATTTTGATTAGCTGGCTTTAAGAGGCTTTGTCTCTCATTCTCTTTAGTTATGCAACTAGAAATTTGTAAAACGCTAGGGCCcttttagttgtggaaaatagttttcatttcgatttttagtttttcaaagaattataaaaatgccATCTTAGTTTTCATTTTTGCAAGATTTGTATTAGTTTGTAGAGAATAAAGGATTTGTTTATAtgtgaaaaacatattttattttgcatttctaaatttccaaataattacaaaatcacacattgttttctaatttttcaaaaaaattaattaatcaaaaatcTGGAAAACAATTGAAAAAAGAagagatgttttccaactttcctTTATAAATTTAGAAACTTGGAGAACaaagtggcatttttgtaattattttaaaaagtcgAAATAGAAAATAGAACTGTTTTCCACAAATGAATAGTGCCAAATTTTTTTAttgctttccattttttttatacaaatgttGGAGAACTGAAAACTAAGCTGGATTTGTTGTAATTCTTCGGAGaaaaatgaaaactgttttccacaactaaacaaacCCTTACCCTTCGAtatatttcttcttcattaaaGTGGTCATTCATGGTTTTTTCCCTCTTGTGTGCTCTTTGATGCAGGTGAATAACAACTTCCTTTCTGTTGGCAATGCAAACAAAGAAATCACTGTAATTATTGTCTCCCTTTCAATTGCCCCATTTTCCCAACAAAGTAGTCAATAGAATTGCCTGATAGTCTCTTGCTGTCTTTTGAATGAGAATTTGAGAATTTAGTTATTGAGGCAAGAGAAGGAAATATATTGAAATGCAAACTGGTATGAGAAACTGGGGGCTCCTTTGCATCCTTCCAAGTCAATTTCCTGTGAATTTTAATTTGTTCTTTGTCCAGAGATGTTATTCCTGGATTTGCTGTCTTGGGGTGTGAGGTTTCATACTTGCAAATTTATTGCATGGCAGTTTCTAAAATTTGCTACGCATTTCTATAGTTGGAATGAAATTCAGcttatttatttcatattttattgtcTATAATAGTGATAAGTGATAACATGCCATATGTATACATGCCTCATAAATGATGTCAATGCTCTACTTTGTTTCCATTTGTTTATTCTAATTGTCCCAATCTCTTTGGTgatacttttttttaaaaaaataattttattccaGGTATTCAATTTCAGCACTGGAAGAATAATTAACAAAGCAGTCTTTGACAATGAGGTTACTGCTATGGACCATGATCACACTGGCCAGCTTATTTTCTGTGGGGATGCTCAGGTGTGCCTTTTGAGTGTGCATGCGTGTATATTTGGTTATCTTTTATCGTCTAATGAGCTTATGTGTTCAGTATTTAGATATTGTCTAATGTGGGTAAATATGCAGGGATCTATTTACACAGTTAATATGAACTCCCACACTGGAGCATTGTCCCGTTCTCATCGCAATAGAAGTAATAGCAAACGCAAATCTCCAGTGACAACTGTACAGTATCGAACATTTTCTTTGCTGGCAAGGGGGCCTGTCTTGTTGGCTTGCGTTCAAGATGGAAGTTTGTCGTTCTTCAGGTCTTATTGGCATGACATCTGTTTTACTTTTATAGCTTTATTGTAAAGTGCTCATGAAGTGTGTTTTTGCAGTGTTGCTTTGGAAGTACAAGGTTATTTGACCCTCCGCTGCTCTCTCAAATTGGCTCCACGAATACACAGCATACGGGCTTCCTTCTGTCCTCTACTTTCGCTTGAAAAGGGTGAATACATAGGTTTGTTTCAGTCTAAATGCTTCTGATACTTCATTACTGATTCttcctcaataaaataaaatttgaaagacCACTCTTAGCCAAAACAATGGAGTTCGAGACATATGTGaggctttttatttttatttttatttttattttttaccaaaAACACAGAAGAATCTTCAGACTTGAGAATGTTCTCTTCCCTCTTTGTAGGAGCTTTAGTGGTGAGGGTGAGGCTTGGACTATGGGGTTGAGGCTTCTGGGTATCCGACATTTTACTTTTCAAGAGTTCGGCTGAATATAAGTTGGCTTGCAAATTGATGGCTGCTATTTACTAGTTCAAATTGAAATGTGTTTAATTTGGATCAGTCCCCAAATCAGCTTATGAACTATGCATCCACAATAGAATGCTAGGGTGGAATTTTAAATGTGTGCTTTTCAGTTGCAAACTGAATTAGAGTATCTCTTTAATCATTTCTTTGACTTTTATAAATGTTCATGAGCGTGTGGCTGACATTTTGATATCTTGTAAACGTGAAGTTTCTGGAAGTGAGGATTCAAATGTCTACTTTTATGATTTGACTCGGCCACGGCATACATGTGTAAACAAGCTGCAGGTGTGTTTCACAAGCGCTCGCTCTAGGGTTTGATGGCCAACCAAAATCACCAGTTTCTAACCTAACGTGACTGAAACATTTGCGAGTGCAGGGTCACGGTTCTCCAGTCATAGATATTGCTTGGAACCATGGAGAGAACTTGCTGGCTTCGTCTGATTCTGATGGAACTGTAATAATATGGAAGAGGGCAAAGACAAATTAGAATTATCCAATTTCGAGATGGTTTCAACACATACAAAAAATTGAGGGAATAGAAATTtagaaaactttttttttttttttttttcccatttattattttattttttgtgttatTTTGTCAATCTTATGTGAAAGGGGCGAACCTTCGCGCAGCATGATTACAGGTTACAGGACCGAGTGAGTCGGGTTGAATTaattctttgtaatttttgagttaatttttaaatttataaggtGAGTTTTGAAACCCTTATGCTTTTTCCTTTGGTGATTTTGTTGACGAGCTTCATCTGTAACAATTGACGTGCGTGTTGGACTTTGCCCTAAGTATCTCCACCTCTTCTCAAGAAATGGAAAGAGGACAGAGAAAGGGGACGGAAAGGAAAAGTGCGTGGGTGGATggattatttattactattattaatattgttttattaCTTGATTTGGTGAACTGATgaagaaaaatgaaaggaaaagaaCGTTCTCCCTACTGTGAAATCAGTTCTTGTGAGAGTTAAAAAGAAAGAGAATTGTCACTCGAATTGCGTGATTATCAATTTTGTTTATCTTCCAATTCAGTTAATTAAGTGGAGGAAAAGATTATGTTCCTTCTTCTGtgagttttcctttttcattcctTCTCTCCTACCGATCAATCATATTagcatatatgaaaataataCTTGTAAAGCATCATAACACAGTACCATGAGAAAACCATTTTGCTGAAGATATACTCTCTTGAGTTTTCATTGATGTTTCTTACGCATCTATATAAGTAAAATGGATGGAGAGAATAATAGAAAAGGTTTCTATGGTTATAAAGAGCTGTGTTATGGTATGCTAATACGTCCTCTGGAGTTGAATGGTGTGTGAAGAGCATTGAGACTTGACCGAAAAAGAAAGAATTTTCAAGAGACCAAAGGCTTGGTGAAAATATCCGCAATTTGGTCCTTAGAGCCGAGAAATGAAACTGTCAATGATTTTTCTGCCACTCGGTCATGGACAAAATGAAAGTCGATGTCCATGTGTTTTGTTTGAGAGTGGTAAATTGGGTTGGCTCCAAGGTAGGTTGCTCCAATGTTGTCACACCATAAAGGTTGGAGCATGTGAGAGAGAAATCTGTAACTCGCGTAGTACTGTTTGTAACTAGATTGTTTCAGTTGTAGTAGTGTTAATGGAGTTGTACTCTGCTTCTGTGCTCGATCTAGCTATTGTTTTCTGCTTTTTGGAACTCCATGAACTTAAATGGTTGCCAAGAAAAATGTAGTATCCACTGATTGATCTTCTGTCATTAGGGCATCATGCCCGATCGGCATCGGTATAGGTTTGAAGGGTTAAGGAGGATAAATTCTTTTTACAGCACTCCAATGGGAAACTTTGGGATCATGCATGAATTGATATACTTTATTCACTAAAAAACTGATGTTTGGCCGAGTGTGTGATAAGTATTGAAGTGCTCCAAGAATGCTTCTAAAAAGAGTTGGATCATCAAAAGAAGGAGAATCAAATGATGACAGTTTTAAAGAGGCTGTCATGGGTGAGGACATGGGTTTGACATTCAACATGTTGCTACGATGTAGCAAGTCCTTGATGTATTTCCGCTGAGTGAGCAAAACAACTTCCTTTAGATAATCTATCTCCAAACCTAGAAAGTAAGACAACTGGCCTAAGTCCTTAATAGGAAATGCTTGACTTAGGCAGCTTTTAAGGAATCAATAGCAATGTCATGTGATGAAGTGATAGCAATATCGTCGATGTAAACCAGTAAATAGATTTTGATATCACCATGAGCAAAAATGAATAATGATGGATCAACTTTGGAAGCAATGAAACCATATCCAAGGAGCCATGAGCTCAGCTGAGCAAACCACACTCATAGGGCCTGTTTAAGCCTGTACAACGCCTTCTCCAATTTGCACATATATTGCAAATGTAGGGGATCAATGAAGCCTCGAGGCTAGTGCATATAAACAATATCAGTCAAATCGCCATGAAGAAAGGTGTTTTGAACGTCAATTTGGCGCATAGACCATCTCGGAGCTACAACAAGCGATAGGATCAACCAGATGGTGGGAACTTTAATAACAGGACTGAAGGTGTCTTGATAATCGGCCCCTTTTCTTTTATGGAATCCCTTTGGGGCCAGGCACGCTTTTCGCCTTTGAATCGAACCATCGGAGTTGTATTTTTTCCAATAAATCCACTTGCAACCAAGGATATTACAAGAGGGGTTAGGAGGGACCAAGGTCCAAGTGCGGTTTTGAATGAGAGCATAGTACTCTTCATTCATGGTAGAGCACCATTCGGGAAGCTTAGAAGCCGTGGATGTGACGTACTgatttttcattcaaattttttttcctcaaataaaaaataaaatattaagatcACGTcaaaaaactctgataccatttcaaCACCTCCCGACCCAAAGTGAGTACTGAGTAAACAGTCAATCTCTTATAAACAtgcctaacagcggaagtcaatatttacaaatcatccagaatatacataactagagttctaaccatccacatatttatatacatgacTAAACACATTTCCAAAATCAACTAAACACTCTAGGGGAAATCATGCATCCCtaatacaaaacacttaccctgactatcagggtaccagctcccttctatttcggagctctatctcctggtcTATCTcggttccttgaaatatttaattattcgggtgagacacctctcagtaagatgaaataaattatttatagtgtgtggcgcatgagtttagttatatcaaaTTATACTTATTTAAGTAATTATATCATCTGataaaatatatagatatgtactcataatcatccatgttcataataaaaaacaattatattcataatttatacttaaaatttaattaattaataatttggttaatcggttaaccaaattatttTTGGTTGTTAACCGAACCAAAACTGATTAACCGAATTTTTGTAAAATCCCAACCGAATCGACCGAACCAAGTTTTTTaccttaaccgaaccgaccaatttcggccgattaattcggttaattcggttttcaccgaattatgctcacccctaatcacCATAACTTGAAAACAAgcatgagaataagatgtcatgggcatcacattgccaagtatccCGAAAGATCTTGTGAATCAAATAgcacctaacagaatcatctttaacaacttacttagaagaaaaatcataatgatactcggaCCTTTAGCAATTTGCTATcaagaaggaaaaccatacatgctaggacctaGACCTTTATCTTTTTGCACTATCTTGTGTgaacttggcaatgggacaccaatttaaccACTTAGACATCGGCTCGATtaggatttgatttgtatacaacTTAATATGAGATCTTCTATTGTTGTCTGTAATTGATTGCAGATTTTGAAGCCATTttcagaatctaatccttctaccattagcaactctctagtacaaatgaaTATCACATTTTCCTTCCTCAtccatttcacacaagatttatgctacCAGACATTGTccaatcactgatcatagctgactaaacaacttcattagtattgtattttATATCGAAAAATTAAGacacgtgtttattgcatatttgtccagtCACTAGAGCAAGATCATGGTTGACTTGAAGTTTGTATATCAGGACTTAgtcttgccataattgcaatccatgtttttcattgaggatatttttcaACAATGTTTTGATATTCTACGTGTTCCGCCATAGGTTATAAGTTGAGCCTTAAAAACTGTTTAAAGCAAGTAAAAAAATCTAGAAactaatttggtaggaaaatgatactttaccctgatttaaaagtgtaagcctgtgcattagtttgacattgaaaaggaattggatgATTAGAATTCTAGGGAGTGTTTAGtagctcatataatttttactcaaatgaattacaaagctatgatgagagttttgaagtgccttttatacatttgtTCTGACAggcaaatgattacacatcctgatCTGAGATGCCCTAGTAGgtatggtccttgatgagtatgagtcatctttgcaagttctctgtttaaagatgaggctaaccattggtggttatgtatttatcatacacctagttgattgttttcaaaagaaagtagtactcagagatccaaatggagtgatgaTTTCCTTCCAACTAATAAGCTCTCATATTTGATATCTTGAGCACTTGGGAAATGATAGAATTTAGGCACATGTCTTGGGTTTGTAAAGCAATGAAAaaaatatacgagttaacgaatcccaaacttcttacccataggtgatgaatttttagatattcttcccaaATGATTTATCTGGGCaacctccaagaggagattgagTTTAATATTAATTTAGTGTTAGGAACAGAGCCTATGTCAACTGCTTCATATGTAATGGCATTAATTGAACTAAGACAACCTacggtgcaactagaagattttctcgacaaagaatttgttcaacctagtatatcatcataggttgcacctgtgttattcactgAAAAACATAATGGGaccttgaggctatgcattaatcattggaagttgaatcacgttaTATTAAGAATTGGTATTGACTTCCaaggattggtggattatttgattaattggtaaaatcccaaaatttttgaagattgatttgcaattaaaattggggaattacacatcccaaagacagaattgagtacacagtaagatcactataagtttctggtgttaccaattgAGGTTACCAAGGCACCTTACATTTTtatagatataatgaatcaagttattcaaccatacctcgatcaattcattataatttttatggatgattttttggGTATTCAAAAACTCAAGAAGAGTATGAATAACATTTGTGATTcattttgcaaacattatgagagcatcagttATATACTAAATAAGAAATGTGGGATCCGAACAACTAATACGAAATTTTTGAGTCACATCATAATTAAaggatagttatctattgattaTTCTAAAGTTATGTCAATGTtagtgtaaagacccgaaaaattaaaatgattgaaataataaagataaaaatagataaaataacaaataaataaataaaaggaatggcgtggaaaaaagaaggaaaaaaattaaaattaatatttaagaaattaaattaaattaagataaattaaataattagtaattaaattaaaattttattacattggattttaaaaaaaactaaaaactaattgaaattatatatatataagttaaagtaaaagaagaaagaagaagaaaaaagaaaaaagaagaagaagaagaagaacaagaagtcaGAGAaggcacgcccccccccccccggcgcaaATTTCCTGTGCGTCGGCTACttccgtctctgtctctctccttctctcaatttttcaacgagtttgcggcggatcgggaaacggaaggtgtcgttggattcctggttccgctgccgacatttctactagagcatatttttcatgggaacgacttagacactactcttggggaaaggtaatttttcctcattttctcaatttcgctgttaatatgtagttaaattgacgatcgggtaccaccgcgtggtcctagtcgtcgtcatcgtcattttgacgtaggtaaattttcaattgggattttctaaacctactccaaagcgagagtgggatttgaaaatttggcaaattagttaaatttgcgaaTATAAttgttaattgaaaattatgaccctaaaaaatatttaaatagtattttatttaggaataatttaaatggaattagaatttttgattcaggatccgggtgagcgccgcaggtatttttccggAGTCtctgtcggtgtagttcgagaattcaggtaagggggaaatttatatattaaatcaagtttttcatgaattaaaaatgactatgtgttatttatgtatatatgtttttatgtgggtttaaaatgccagcaataaaatttatgttttctgagtctaagattgtcgatatagttgtgtatatgtgaaagtgaatgaatggaagtgaaaagaattttcttatgaattaaataagaaatgaaatgtattttgagcatataaatgttaaatgtgggttgacttattttatgagaaatatgtaagaattttactgttaaattgtgtggcatgagattctgtgcaaatatatgttaaatgtatgagatgcaggctaagtaagtaaagtaatgagaataaaatatgatatgaacaatgttgcctgtgtatattaaatgcaaccatgtaaaagtATAACAGCTGAAAGTCgggttagcagattttagcgcatttctatgtggattaactgcagtagattttagcgcatttctatgtggactaacaaatgacggctaaagagcgactgtagtacaaaggaatggaatgaaaatattatgaaataaaatgataaggaatgacaatgcaatgaaatgaaatgtgaaatgtgaatgatacaaatgggaaatagtcacttaaagtgaaacacaaggaaatgttaagttatgaatatgaaagaatgtgaatgattgaataatgatggaaagaatgatgtattatgatattagaagtatttatgtatgtaaaacatgttacgtttgggcggggtg includes:
- the LOC131156467 gene encoding uncharacterized protein LOC131156467 isoform X3; its protein translation is MAEQTTVEKASSEEEKKNAEVDLELFSCLLQPSTVDADPEYVGIRRFLLYRKAQSGVVRRKDWRCNGKGYVAYRNYINRPRNWESLHIPSHPSTPGQSGRWIPSPGPLSLLFEVDSWSSSRDLRNGSQAFSHRTSFSSSASDSDHPHPRRKFEPAYSFVGMHCIFDQCKASVTVLKFGHMSSELLAYGASDGSLTVCTVSQPPSIVKQLRGHSKDVTDFDFSSNNQYIASSSMDKTVRVWEISKGICVRVIYGVASQLCIRFHPVNNNFLSVGNANKEITVFNFSTGRIINKAVFDNEVTAMDHDHTGQLIFCGDAQGSIYTVNMNSHTGALSRSHRNRSNSKRKSPVTTVQYRTFSLLARGPVLLACVQDGSLSFFSVALEVQGYLTLRCSLKLAPRIHSIRASFCPLLSLEKGEYIGALVVRVRLGLWG
- the LOC131156467 gene encoding uncharacterized protein LOC131156467 isoform X1 — protein: MAEQTTVEKASSEEEKKNAEVDLELFSCLLQPSTVDADPEYVGIRRFLLYRKAQSGVVRRKDWRCNGKGYVAYRNYINRPRNWESLHIPSHPSTPGQSGRWIPSPGPLSLLFEVDSWSSSRDLRNGSQAFSHRTSFSSSASDSDHPHPRRKFEPAYSFVGMHCIFDQCKASVTVLKFGHMSSELLAYGASDGSLTVCTVSQPPSIVKQLRGHSKDVTDFDFSSNNQYIASSSMDKTVRVWEISKGICVRVIYGVASQLCIRFHPVNNNFLSVGNANKEITVFNFSTGRIINKAVFDNEVTAMDHDHTGQLIFCGDAQGSIYTVNMNSHTGALSRSHRNRSNSKRKSPVTTVQYRTFSLLARGPVLLACVQDGSLSFFSVALEVQGYLTLRCSLKLAPRIHSIRASFCPLLSLEKGEYIVSGSEDSNVYFYDLTRPRHTCVNKLQGHGSPVIDIAWNHGENLLASSDSDGTVIIWKRAKTN
- the LOC131156467 gene encoding uncharacterized protein LOC131156467 isoform X2, whose translation is MAEQTTVEKASSEEEKKNAEVDLELFSCLLQPSTVDADPEYVGIRRFLLYRKAQSGVVRRKDWRCNGKGYVAYRNYINRPRNWESLHIPSHPSTPGQSGRWIPSPGPLSLLFEVDSWSSSRDLRNGSQAFSHRTSFSSSASDSDHPHPRRKFEPAYSFVGMHCIFDQCKASVTVLKFGHMSSELLAYGASDGSLTVCTVSQPPSIVKQLRGHSKDVTDFDFSSNNQYIASSSMDKTVRVWEISKGICVRVIYGVASQLCIRFHPVFNFSTGRIINKAVFDNEVTAMDHDHTGQLIFCGDAQGSIYTVNMNSHTGALSRSHRNRSNSKRKSPVTTVQYRTFSLLARGPVLLACVQDGSLSFFSVALEVQGYLTLRCSLKLAPRIHSIRASFCPLLSLEKGEYIVSGSEDSNVYFYDLTRPRHTCVNKLQGHGSPVIDIAWNHGENLLASSDSDGTVIIWKRAKTN